One region of Clostridiales bacterium genomic DNA includes:
- a CDS encoding helix-turn-helix domain-containing protein has product MKLSLQLILETLTEYGAQLIETDGDFTFTGVQILTSPTDILEPDTLYVCTPKVLPKLKKQLFENHCFVFKAKPSQLQCHHALHGILLDENTDLNEVVNRLITLFTQFHAFEFAIKEASLERRGYEPFFEIAKKAFPHCLIVVTDSAYNIVCSTRSSVDDIPYFRDLLQRGYYSREDMNQIASWGYYEDERKCVQPVLYPAEKTICGYPFLVRSYKNHGAAYCFIGCYFLDVPPTQRDISLYTCLTQELENYYKVNGIFDAGMLGKQQQLLDDLIRPKQNSPEYFHDRCAQLNIPYQGTFRIGLVQCESSTLFKVSHISNQLRAHCPLANYGVFQYGSSVIILFRDWNDANVRMQSGFSEDWNALLTTLRQNKACMGISLLFSDVTKLYVGYRQAEAASNIGKRRDTDGTAYFYSKYYLEDMLEHYADTMPLEDTYTHYLDRLMDDNNSVCSNIKLLYYFLCSERNISLTAKHVHMHRNSVIYRIQKIQDILALDLDDPDVRLRLMISFKILEMTGRIPHWETPHGENDAGNSGIVHQE; this is encoded by the coding sequence ATGAAATTGTCTTTGCAACTGATCCTGGAAACCCTGACGGAATACGGCGCACAACTGATAGAGACCGACGGCGATTTCACCTTCACCGGCGTACAGATTCTGACCTCTCCCACGGATATTCTGGAGCCGGACACGCTGTATGTCTGCACACCGAAAGTGCTCCCAAAGCTGAAAAAGCAGCTTTTTGAAAACCACTGCTTCGTTTTCAAGGCCAAGCCGTCCCAGCTGCAGTGCCATCATGCGCTGCACGGCATCCTGCTTGACGAAAACACCGACCTCAACGAGGTCGTCAACCGGCTCATTACCCTCTTTACACAGTTTCACGCCTTTGAGTTTGCCATCAAGGAGGCCTCTCTCGAACGGCGCGGCTACGAGCCGTTTTTTGAGATCGCCAAAAAGGCGTTCCCGCACTGTCTGATCGTCGTCACGGACTCGGCATACAACATCGTGTGCTCCACGCGCAGCTCCGTCGATGACATCCCCTATTTCCGCGACCTGCTCCAGCGCGGCTATTACAGCCGTGAGGATATGAACCAGATCGCAAGCTGGGGCTACTATGAGGACGAGCGCAAGTGCGTCCAGCCGGTGCTCTACCCGGCGGAAAAGACCATCTGCGGGTACCCGTTTCTCGTCCGCTCCTACAAGAATCACGGCGCGGCCTACTGCTTCATCGGCTGCTATTTTCTCGATGTGCCGCCGACGCAGCGCGACATCTCGCTCTACACCTGCCTGACGCAGGAGCTGGAAAATTACTATAAAGTCAACGGCATTTTTGACGCCGGCATGCTCGGCAAACAGCAGCAGCTGCTCGACGATCTGATCCGGCCGAAGCAGAACTCGCCGGAATATTTCCACGACCGCTGCGCGCAGCTGAACATTCCCTATCAGGGCACGTTCCGCATCGGCCTCGTGCAGTGCGAGAGCTCGACCCTGTTCAAAGTCTCACACATCTCCAATCAGCTCCGCGCCCACTGCCCGCTGGCAAACTACGGCGTGTTCCAGTACGGCTCGTCCGTCATCATCCTCTTCCGCGACTGGAACGACGCAAACGTGCGCATGCAGTCCGGCTTTTCCGAGGACTGGAACGCCCTGCTGACCACCCTGCGGCAGAACAAGGCCTGCATGGGCATCAGCCTGCTGTTCAGCGACGTCACGAAGCTCTACGTCGGCTACCGGCAGGCCGAAGCCGCATCGAATATCGGCAAGCGCCGTGATACGGACGGCACCGCCTATTTCTACTCGAAATACTATCTGGAGGACATGCTCGAGCATTATGCCGACACCATGCCCCTCGAAGACACCTATACGCACTATCTGGACCGGCTCATGGACGATAACAACAGCGTCTGCAGCAACATCAAGCTCCTGTATTACTTCCTGTGCTCGGAGCGCAATATCTCCCTGACCGCCAAGCATGTGCACATGCACCGCAACAGCGTCATCTACCGCATTCAGAAGATCCAGGACATTCTCGCGCTGGATCTCGACGATCCGGATGTCCGTCTGCGGCTGATGATCTCGTTCAAGATCCTCGAAATGACCGGCCGCATCCCGCACTGGGAAACGCCGCACGGCGAGAACGATGCCGGCAACAGCGGCATCGTGCATCAAGAGTGA
- a CDS encoding acyl-CoA dehydrogenase family protein, with product MSKYGYYLGMTPEQQDIVKMIREFAERELDPVVKEYDEKGEFPVQLHEKWGEMGLFGLDVPEQYGGLGLNAVTRYCISEELAKHDAGFTISNNSYSFGLSAILADGTEAQKQAACARILRGEGISMAITEPQSGSDVGSTRTSAKKVDGGYVLNGVKCFITNATLCSACVVLAVTNPDAGYHGMSLLLVEKSDAGVSVGKHEDKMGIRLSDTADFVMEDVFVPADRLIGTEGNGFAQTMKFLAGKRPVSVAGAVGVAQRALDLAVDYARERSFKHGPIAKLEGIQFLIADMEMRIQASRAMAVYGAQMTDAGIPIGTLGNSLKCFASEMCYDVVNMGLQVFAGYGYSREYPLEKLLRDARIYSIFEGTNQVQRQVIGKTLLG from the coding sequence ATGAGCAAATACGGTTACTATCTCGGCATGACGCCGGAGCAGCAGGATATCGTCAAAATGATCCGCGAATTTGCCGAGCGTGAGCTCGACCCGGTCGTAAAAGAATATGATGAAAAGGGCGAATTCCCGGTGCAGCTACACGAAAAATGGGGCGAAATGGGTCTGTTTGGTCTGGACGTGCCGGAGCAGTACGGCGGACTGGGACTCAACGCCGTGACGCGCTACTGCATCAGCGAGGAACTGGCCAAGCATGACGCCGGCTTCACGATCTCGAACAATTCCTACTCGTTCGGCCTGTCGGCGATCCTCGCCGACGGCACGGAGGCGCAAAAGCAGGCCGCCTGCGCGCGCATTCTGCGCGGTGAGGGCATCTCCATGGCGATCACGGAGCCGCAGAGCGGTTCGGACGTCGGCAGCACGCGCACGAGTGCAAAGAAAGTGGACGGCGGCTACGTGCTCAACGGCGTCAAGTGCTTCATCACGAACGCCACGCTCTGCTCGGCGTGCGTGGTGCTGGCCGTGACGAATCCGGATGCGGGCTATCACGGCATGAGCCTGCTGCTGGTGGAAAAAAGCGACGCCGGGGTGAGCGTCGGCAAGCACGAGGACAAGATGGGCATCCGCCTGTCGGACACGGCGGATTTCGTGATGGAGGACGTGTTCGTCCCCGCCGACCGCCTGATCGGCACGGAGGGCAACGGCTTTGCCCAGACCATGAAATTCCTCGCCGGCAAACGCCCGGTCAGCGTGGCGGGCGCCGTCGGCGTGGCGCAGCGCGCGCTGGATCTGGCCGTGGACTACGCCAGGGAGCGCAGCTTCAAGCACGGGCCGATCGCAAAACTCGAGGGCATTCAGTTCCTGATCGCGGACATGGAGATGCGCATTCAGGCCTCGCGCGCCATGGCGGTCTACGGCGCGCAGATGACGGACGCCGGCATCCCGATCGGCACGCTCGGCAACTCGCTCAAATGCTTTGCCTCGGAAATGTGCTACGACGTGGTGAACATGGGCCTGCAGGTCTTTGCCGGCTATGGCTACAGCCGCGAATACCCGCTGGAAAAGCTGCTGCGCGACGCGCGCATCTACAGCATCTTCGAGGGCACGAACCAGGTGCAGCGTCAGGTCATCGGCAAGACGCTGCTCGGCTGA
- a CDS encoding electron transfer flavoprotein subunit beta/FixA family protein — MNILVCIKQVPDTTEIRMDPKTNTLIRAGVPSTVNPFDKYALEAAVQLRETLGGTVTAMTMGPAQAAQALRECYALGADRMVLVSDRRFGGADTYATSYTLAQAVRALGGFDLILCGRQAIDGDTAQVGPMLAEHLGLPQLTCACAITIEDGAIRIRQEGERAYRVLRAPLPAVVTVVKTINEPRLPNVMRKLQANRMQPQTLTADDLPALDPDCIGLHGSPTKVSRTFVPVRTKQTVRIDGAQPEAAVASLLAQLDAAHISLEGGGDHV; from the coding sequence GTGAACATTCTCGTCTGTATCAAGCAGGTCCCGGACACGACCGAGATCCGCATGGATCCGAAAACCAACACCCTCATCCGCGCCGGTGTGCCGAGCACCGTCAACCCCTTTGACAAATACGCGCTCGAGGCGGCCGTGCAGCTCCGCGAGACGCTCGGCGGCACCGTGACCGCCATGACCATGGGGCCGGCGCAGGCGGCGCAGGCGCTGCGCGAGTGCTATGCCCTCGGTGCCGACCGGATGGTGCTGGTGTCCGACCGGCGCTTCGGCGGCGCGGACACTTATGCCACAAGCTACACGCTCGCACAGGCCGTGCGGGCGCTCGGCGGCTTTGACCTGATCCTCTGCGGCCGGCAGGCCATCGACGGCGACACGGCGCAGGTCGGCCCCATGCTGGCCGAGCATCTGGGGCTGCCGCAGCTCACGTGCGCATGCGCCATCACGATCGAGGACGGCGCGATCCGCATCCGGCAGGAGGGCGAGCGCGCCTACCGCGTGCTGCGCGCGCCGCTGCCGGCCGTGGTCACGGTCGTGAAGACCATCAACGAGCCGCGGCTGCCGAACGTCATGCGCAAGCTGCAGGCCAACCGCATGCAGCCGCAGACGCTGACGGCGGACGATCTGCCGGCACTCGATCCCGACTGCATCGGCCTGCACGGCTCACCGACAAAGGTATCAAGAACATTCGTGCCCGTGCGCACCAAGCAGACCGTGCGCATCGACGGCGCGCAGCCGGAGGCCGCCGTGGCGTCCCTGCTGGCGCAGCTCGACGCGGCGCACATCTCGCTGGAAGGAGGCGGGGATCATGTCTGA